A region of Saccharomyces mikatae IFO 1815 strain IFO1815 genome assembly, chromosome: 12 DNA encodes the following proteins:
- the NMA1 gene encoding nicotinamide-nucleotide adenylyltransferase NMA1 (similar to Saccharomyces cerevisiae NMA2 (YGR010W) and NMA1 (YLR328W); ancestral locus Anc_4.147), with protein sequence MDPTRAPDFKPPSPNEELNPPPDPESKIPKSMPIIPYVLADANSSIDAPFNIKRKKKHSKLHHHHHHNHSHKEGIDKKHQHIPLNQDDFQPLSAEVSSEDDDTDFRPNEKSGSDSTTESETRGVQKYQIADLEEVPHGIVRQARTLEDYEFPSHRLSRKLLDPNKLPLVIVACGSFSPITYLHLRMFEMALDAISEQTRFEVIGGYYSPVSDNYQKQGLAPSCHRVRMCELACERTSSWLMVDAWESLQPSYTRTAKVLDHFNHEINIKRGGVTTVTGEKIGVKIMLLAGGDLIESMGEPNVWADADLHHILGNYGCLIVERTGSDVRSFLLSHDIMYEHRRNILIIKQLIYNDISSTKVRLFIRRAMSVQYLLPNSVIRYIQEHRLYVDQTEPVKQVLGNKE encoded by the coding sequence atggaTCCAACCAGAGCCCCGGATTTTAAACCACCATCTCCAAATGAGGAATTGAATCCTCCACCTGACCCAGAATCTAAAATTCCTAAATCCATGCCAATTATTCCTTACGTACTAGCCGATGCAAACTCCTCTATTGATGCACCTTTTAATATtaaaaggaagaaaaagcattCTAAACTTCACCACCACCATCATCATAATCACAGTCACAAAGAAggtattgataaaaaacatCAGCATATTCCATTGAATCAAGATGACTTTCAGCCACTTTCTGCCGAGGTATCCTCCGAAGATGACGATACTGATTTTAGGCCTAACGAAAAATCCGGCTCGGATTCAACTACAGAATCAGAAACTAGAGGGgttcaaaaatatcagaTCGCTGATTTGGAAGAAGTCCCGCATGGAATCGTTCGTCAGGCAAGAACCTTGGAAGACTACGAATTTCCTTCACACAGATTATCGAGAAAATTGTTGGACCCCAACAAACTGCCGTTAGTGATAGTAGCGTGTGGGTCCTTTTCACCAATCACATATTTGCATTTAAGAATGTTTGAAATGGCTTTAGACGCAATCTCTGAGCAAACAAGATTCGAAGTCATAGGTGGTTATTACTCCCCCGTCAGCGATAACTATCAAAAACAAGGCTTGGCACCATCTTGCCATAGAGTACGCATGTGTGAATTGGCTTGTGAGAGAACATCATCTTGGTTGATGGTAGACGCATGGGAATCATTGCAACCTTCGTACACAAGAACTGCTAAAGTATTGGACCATTTCAATCACGAAATTAATATCAAAAGAGGTGGTGTAACTACTGTCACCGGAGAAAAAATCGGTGTAAAAATAATGTTATTAGCAGGCGGTGACTTGATAGAATCAATGGGTGAGCCGAATGTTTGGGCAGACGCCGATTTGCATCACATCTTGGGTAATTACGGTTGTTTGATCGTCGAACGTACTGGTTCTGACGTTAGATCGTTTCTGTTATCACACGATATTATGTACGAGCATAGAAGGAAcattcttatcattaaacAACTCATTTATAATGATATCTCTTCTACGAAGGTTCGCCTTTTTATTAGGCGGGCCATGTCTGTACAATATTTGTTGCCAAATTCGGTCATCAGATATATCCAAGAACATAGACTGTATGTGGATCAAACCGAGCCTGTCAAGCAAGTTCTTGGAAACAAGGAATGA